The DNA region GATCGGCGGGCGGTCGAGGTGCATATGGCGAACCTGCGCCGCAAGCTCAGCGACAATGCCACCTCACCGCGCTACATCGAGACGGTCCGTGGCGTGGGCTATCGGATCGCGGAGCCGCGAGTCCGCTAGGCGAGCACCGGCTTACTGCGCCGCCCGCTCCAGATCCGCGCGGAAGCTCGTCGCAGCGTGCTCGACCGACGACATCAGTGCGTGCCGCTGCATGGCTGAACTGAGATCCAATTGAGACCGCAACTCAGCGAGGCTGGCAGTGAGCGGGTTCTTGCCAAGCATCAGACTGCTCGACTCCAGACTCAGGATCGCGACCCGGGCGCCTTCCATGTCGCTGTCCGCAAGACAGCGACGGATCGCGTCGAGTCGCCCGTCCAGCAGTTGCAGATAGTCGGTGACGAACTGCTTCATGGCGTCCTGACCGGGATCCAGGGCCACGAATCGGTCATCGGCCGCCGCCGGAGCCGGCGCGGGCAGTCCCCCGACTGACCCGACCGGCTCCGCGGCTGGCAGCGTCTCGCCCGTCCCCCCGGGCTGCGCTGTCGCCGGACAGCCGACCGCGTCTGCAGCGCACAAGGCGGCGACGTGATGAGTCAGCACGACTGTCCCTTCTTCTGCCCGGATCCCCATCCGGGTTGTGGACCGCCCCCACGGCCCTGCAAGAGAGCATCGATGATCCGCCTCATCAGGTGCCGCGCGGTGCCCGAAGAGCGGCTCAAGATTTCCTCAGGATTGTCCGCCCTGACACAATCTCGGGGTGGACCAGTCGTCTGAGGACACAGCCAACTCTGCTTCGGCAAACCCTGTCCTGGGCAGATCGCAACGGCTCGATCGGCTGCCGTTCAGCCGACAGCACGGCAAGCTGCTCGTCGGCTCGGGTATCGGCTGGGCGCTGGATGCCATGGACATCGGCCTGGTGTCCTTCGTGCTGGCTGCCCTGGCCACCCAGTGGTCTCTCTCGCCCGGCGAGCTCTCCGCGATCGCCTCGATCGGCTTCGTCGGGATGGCGATCGGCGCCAGCCTCGGCGGGCTGCTCGCCGACCGGATCGGTCGCCGCCAGGTCTTCGCTTTGACCCTGCTGGTGTATGGATTGGCCACCGGTGCCTCGGCGCTGGCCACCGGCGTGGGCATGCTGCTGATGCTGCGGTTCCTGGTCGGTCTCGGGCTGGGCGCCGAACTGCCGGTGGCCTCCACCCTGGTCAGCGAATATGCACCAGCCAGGATCCGCGGTCGAGTCGTCGTCGCCTTGGAGGCGTTCTGGGCCCTCGGCTGGCTGGCCGCGGCGGTGATCGGCTACCTGGTGGTGCCCTCCTCGGCCGACGGGTGGCGATGGGCGTTTGCGTTGGGTGTGGTCCCGGCGGCGTACGCGCTGGTGGTCCGCTGGGGATTGCCGGAGTCGGTGCGGTTCCTGGAGCGCCGTGGCCGAGACGCCGATGCCGAAGCGGCGGTCCGCCGGTTCGAGAGCTCGGCCGGAGTTCCGGCGCCGAGTCCTATCGATCAGCTCGCGGCTGTCCAGGTCTCCGCCGGCCAGAATCCGATCGGCCAGGGCACGAACGGCCAGAGTGCGAGCGCGCCGCCGTCGTGGCTGGCGCTGTGGTCGCCGGCCTATCGACGCCGGACGCTCGCCTTGTGGCTGACCTGGTTCGGCACCAACTTCTCCTACTACGGCGCGTTCATCTGGCTCCCGACGCTGCTGGTGGCCTCGGGTTTCACGCTGGTGAAGTCATTCGAGTTCACGCTGATCATCACGCTGGCTCAGCTGCCCGGCTATGCGCTCTCCGCGATCCTGATCGAGCGCTGGGGCCGCCGACCGACGCTGGCGCTCTTTCTGGCCGGCTCGGCCCTGAGCGCCGTCGCTTTCGGCCTGGCCGGCTCCGTACCGGCCGTGCTCGCCACCGGGATGGCCCTGTCGTTCTGCAATCTCGGCGCCTGGGGCGCGCTGTATGCGGTGACCCCCGAGGTCTATCCGACACAGCTGCGGGCCACCGGTGCCGGCAGCGCGGCCGCCTTCGGCCGGCTCGCCTCGATCATCGCGCCCCTGCTGGTGCCGTTGCTGAGCACGACCACTGGTCTCACCGGGCTGTTCGCGATTTTCGCGCTGGCCTTCGCCATCGCCGCCGTCGCCGCACTGGCACTGCCGGAGTTGCGCGGCCGGGCATTGGAAGACTGACGACTCAGAGCCATCTTGAAGGAGCCGATAGTCGCCACTCGATTTGACGTATCTGGCGGGTAGCGGTTGAGCGGCGACTTCCGGCTGTTTCGCGGCAATTGAAACAACGAGTTCTCGCCTCTCGACGTGGGACTTCATATCGAGTGGCGACTTTCAGCTGCTTCACCGCGCCAGCAGGGTGGCCACACACAAAGCGGCTGAGGTGTCGTCCGTTTCAGTGGGGTGTTGTCGTTTTCTGCAGGGTGTTGTCCGTTTCGCTGAACCTCTGGTGGGCTCGGGTCTGGTCAGTCAGGGTAGGCGCATGCCAGCCCGTCGCAAGCCCTTGCCGCAGGAGTTGACGACAGGCGCGTTCGGACCCGGTCGGGCTGCGGCCGCAGGCATCAAACCAGGTGCTCTGCGTGGGCCGGGCGTCCAACGGATCGGGCGGGGACTGTTCCTGGCCGCCAGCTGTGACCCGACGTACCAGACGCTGGTTGCGGCCTATTTGACGGTGCTTCCGTCGGGTGTGACTGCCGTCGACGGGGTGAGTGCGCTGCGGCTGTGGGGTGTCGAGGTCGGCACAGAGCGACCGTACCGGTATGTGACGACTGCCAAGCATCACTCGGTGCGCGGCGAGGTACGGGTCCGTCGGACGAGTCAGGGGTTGCCGCCTTGTCAGCACCAGGTGCTGCTGCCGTTGCCGGCACTGGTCGCAGCCCGACATGATCTGGATCTGGTGAGTCTGGTGGTCGCCGGAGATTGGCTGATCCGAGCGCGGCATGCGACGCTGAGCGAGGTGCAGGCTGCGCTGGCGGCCGCCGAGGGGCGGGACTGTTGCCGGGCTCGTCGCGCCGCCGAGCTTGTTCGTGCGGGGAGTGAGTCGCCACGCGAGACCCGGCTCCGGCTGCTCATGGTGTTGGCCGGGTTGCCTGAGCCGGAGTGCAATGTCGAGCTCGGTGATGAGCGTGGCTTCATCGCGCGGGTCGACCTCTATCTCAGAACCTGGCGGGTAGCCGGGGAGTATGAGGGCGATCAGCATCGCACCGATCCCGACACCTATGCGAGGGATCTGCGACGGTACGAGCGCCTCGTCGCGTTCGGGGTGGTTCCGGTGCGTGTCGCGAAGGCGCATCTGAAGCGTCCGCGCGACGTCGTCATGCGGATCTTCGAGGCATTGGTATCTCGCGGATACGACGGTCCGCCCCCGATATTCGGTCCCGAGTGGTGCGAGGCATTCGAGCCACGGCGCCGGTCCCCCACGTCCTGACACCCGAAAGTCACCACTCGATTCGGTGCCGCTCACCGAGAGGCGAGGATTGGTCCTTTCCCGGGCCGCGAAGCAGCCGATAGTCGCCATTCGAAACAGGACCACATATCGACTGGCGACTTATGGCTCCATCAAACCGACGGATCCGGATGTCGCCGCTTGTGGCTGGTGGTCATCGCCAAGGATGAGCCCGATAGTGGCCGCACAACCATCGGATCCGCCCTCTTGCTCGAGAGGCTCATCTTTGAGAGGAGGACCAGCATGCCCAAGACCATCAAGTACGCGATCGCAACCCTCATCGTTGCGGCATCATCGCTCATCCCGCTCGCCGCAGAGGCCACGAAGACCGTCGGTGGCTGATACAGCCGACGACGGGAGGGCACGCCAGGTGCCGAGTCGGCGGACTCCGAGTCGGGCCGCATCGCGGCAGCTCCGCCGGCGCCGGCACCAGCAACTCGTGAACCGAATCCACTTCGGATCGGGATTCTCGGTTTGAAAATGACCGAGGAGCACGGACAAAAGTTCGTGGTCTATCGAACCCGTGGCCCCCTACGCTGACACGAGCAGCGGACGAAATCGGGGGAGATCATGAGTCCAGTGCAGCAGCGATACCACGGCATGTACGACCCGCTTGCGGCGTACAACGCCCGGGCGCTCGAGCCCGGCAAAGCGATTCGGACCTCGGACAGCAGCGCATCGTCAACGCTGTACATCGCCGACAGCATCCTTGTCGAGGGCGCTCCGGAGAGCGACGAGATCACCGACTTCCAAGCTTGGCTTCTGGAGAACAAGCACATCCTTGCGGTCCCTGACCGTCGAAATGTTGCCGTCTTCAACACTCGGGTCAGGGACGAGCGCACAACGCCCTGGGTCACCCCGATGACGTTGGCTCCGGCCCCCGGACATGCCGTCACGATCGACTCCTGGACGCTGATCCAGCAATACCGCGCGGCGGTGCAGCGTGGCGAAGGCGACGATCACAAGCGGGCGACACCTGAGCGGGATCCTGCTGCCGATGCTCCAGCGGCGGCTGAACGCGAGATGCCAGAACGTACCGAATGCGGGGAGCGGCCGATCCTGGCGCCGACAAGGGTGGGCTTGGATCACCTGATGGGGGCGAGTATCCTCGGCCAGTCGATGACCGTCGGCGGCACCAAGACGATCGGCGTGACCAAGACCATCGGCGTCACGAAAACGATCGGCGTCGGGTTCAGCGATGAATACGCGATCCCAGGCCTCGGTGGACGGACGCCTGTGTCCTACGTCGGTGCCGATCCACTCCGGAGTGGGCGGAAGGACGCACCGGTTGTCGCCCTGTTCGACACCGGTATCGGCAAGCACCGTTGGCTGGAGCAGGGAGTCACCGTCGTCGGATCGAACCCCGGATCGGTCTGCGCGGAGGACACCGGCATCTGTCACGATCAACTCGAAGGCCGACTGGACGACTTCGCCGGACACGGCACCTTCATCGCCGGCCTGCTCCGGCAGACCTGTCCAGATGCCAGTCTGATCATGTTCCCGGTGATGGATTCCAGCGGGTACGTGCCGGAGTCGGCCATGATCACCGCCTTCGAAGAACTCGCCGCCATGCGGATCAAGGGCACTGCGGTCGACGCGATCTCGATGTCGTTCGGCTACTACCACGAGGAAGAGGACAAGTCGAAGACGGCGTCGCTCTACAACACCTTGAAGAACCTCTCGACCGAGAAGGACCGGCGTGGCAGGACCGTAGTCATGGTCGCTTCCGCCGGCAACGACGCCACCGACCGGCCACTGCTGCCCGCGGCCTTCGCCGACGACGTCGACAACCTGACGAGCGTGGGTGCCCGCAACCCGAACGACACCGTGGCCCTGTTCAGCAACGCCGGCGCTTGGGTCAAGACCTATTGGACGGGCTCCCAACTGATGAGCACCCTGCCGGAGACGTTCACCAAAGGCGGCATCCAGCCCACGGCGCGCACCGAGTGGGATCAGCGCCAGCGTGAGTCGCTGGACCTCGATGACTTCAGTTCGGGGTTTGCGACCTGGTCTGGAACCTCGTTCGCAGCGCCTGCCTTCCTCGGCCGTTGCCTGCAGGTCCACCTGGATGAGCCGGGCTCCGAACTAGCGAACGTCGTACGCGATGTCGCCGAAAAACACAGTCATTGAGCCGATCCCAGCCTCGGTTCTCGCCCGCGCACAGGACTATCAGCATCGCGCCGCCATCGAGAACAGCTCGGGCCATGTGGCGCGCGGACACCGTCTGGCCACCGCCGGCTGGGCGCTGCTGAAGCTCCCTGACGTTCACAGCGAAGCGATCTGTGAGCCAGTTCGGTGCCGCCTGGCAACTAGGATGCTGGCCACCATGGCGAAGGCCGCCGTCGAGATGAGCGGTATCGAAGTCGCATTGGCCACCATGGAACGCTCCCTGGACTGGTCGACCTGCCTCGCCGACCAGGAATTGACTGCGCTGATGCTCAGCCAGAAGGCCCTCATCCTGTTTCGTGGCGGGCGACTCGAGGAAGCCGAGCAGACGTTCGCCGACGCCCTCGACCTGATGCGCGAAGGCGACCGCGATGCCATCCGAGTGCTCCTCAATCGCGGCGCGCTCTTCGTGGAGATGGGCGTGATCGGCCGTGCTCGTCTGGATCTGGCGACGGCGGTTCAGCTCTCCCGCCCGCTCGGCGATACCCAGTTCCAGCACATCGCCCTGCATAACCTGGGCTGCCTGGAGTTCACCTCCGGCGATCTACCAACGGCCCTGCGGCTGATGCAGGAAGCGCTCGAGGTCGACAGCCAGACGCTGGAAGGGCTCACCCATCTCGATCGGTCCCGGGTGCTGCTGGCGGCGGGACTCCCCGATGAAGCTGACGCCGCACTGGCCCAGGCGGGCGAGCTTTTCCGGCGGGATCGGTGCTGGCAGGACCTGGCCGAGGTGGATCTGACCCGAGCAGAGGTGGCGCTGCTGACCGGCCGGGTCGCCGAGGCGCGGCTGTTGGCGGGCCGGGCGCGGGATCGCTTCCGGCGGCACGGGAACGACCGCTGGCGACGCAACGCCGAGTTGGTGCTGCTGCACGCCGACCAGGCTGCCGGGCGGCCACCGGCCCGGCTGCTCCCGCCGACGCGGCGACTGGCGGCCGAGTTCGCCGCGGCCGACTTCGGCCAGCAGGCGCGGAGCACGCTGCTGCTGGCGGCCGAACTCGAACTCGAGCGGCACCAGACCGATGCGGCCGACATTCTGCTCGACCAGATCGGCACAGTCGGCAGGACCGAGCCGATCGCCGTCCGGCTGCATCATCGCCTGGTTCGGGCGGTCAGCTTGGAACGGCACGATCGGCTGCCGGCGGCACGCCGCTCGCTCGCTCAAGGGTTGCGAGAACTCGCCGCCTATCAGGCCCAGTTCGGCGGCATCGACCTGCAAAGCGCGAGCGCAATTCACGGTCGCAGGCTGGTGGAGCACGACGTCGACCTCGCGATCCGCTCCGGCCGCGCCGTCGCCGTGCTGGCCGCCGTCGAACGGTCGCGAGCCGTCACCAGCCGAATTCAACCGGTCACCCCGCCGGCCGACGAGGCCACCGCCGGGCTGCTCACCGCGCTGCGGCGCGCCGCCGAGACGGCTGCCGACGACGTGCAAGCCGGCGCCCGACCACTGTCGGCGACAGGGACGCGGAGGGCTCCGGCGTCGCCGGCCCTGCGGCAGGTCGCCGACCTACAAGCACAACTGCGTACCCGCTCCTGGTTGAACAGCGGCAGCCGCGCCTGGCAGCCGCCGGCACCGGTCCGTGACCTGCGCGCCGCGGCCGCCACGGACGGTTGTCATCTGGTCACCGTCATCGAGCACCGCGGGCACATCGGCTCCGTCACCATCACCGAGGGCGGCCGGATGCGACTGCGGGAACTCGCCGACGCGGAAACCGTCCGTGGCTGGCAGCGCCGGCTGGCTGCCGACCTGGACGTGCTGGCCAATGCCGGGCTGCCCGAGGCGATGAAAGCAGCCGTCAGGCGTTCCCTGCGGCACAGCGCAGCCGAGCTCGGCCGGCTGCTCGGTCCAGCGATCGTCGACGACGACCGGCCGGTGGTGCTCAGTTCACCCGGCAGCCTGCTGACACTGCCCTGGTCGCTGCTGCCGCCGTTGGCCGGACGCCCGCTGACTGTGGCTCCCTCGCTCAGTGGCTGGCTCCGCGGGCGTACCAGATTGGCCGGCGCCGCCCCCGCGGATCGCTGGTCGATGACGGCCGTGGCAGGACCAGGGCTGGCCCGCGCCCAGGAAGAGGCCGCCGACGTGGCCGCCAGCTGGTCGGCCGGTGCCGACGTACGCCAGCTGCCGGGGGCGACGCCCGCCGAGCTGCTGGAGGCGATGGCGACCAGCCGACTCGTCCACGTCGCCGCCCACGGCGTCCACCGGAGCGAGAACCCGATGTTCTCGTCGCTGTCCCTGACCTCCGGACCGCTGTTCGCCTACGAGCTGGACCAGCGCCCGCAGCTGCCCGAGCACGTCGTGTTGTCGGCTTGCGATGCCGGACAAAGCACTGTGCGAGCCACCGAGACCTTGGGCCTGACCAGCGTTCTGCTCCAGCTGGGCACGGCCAGCGTGGTCGCCGGAGTCGCCCGCGTGCACGACGACACCGCCGCCAAGATCATGACCGGCTACCACCGCCACCTGGTTCGGGGGGCAAATGCGGCCGAGGCGTTGTGCGCCGCCGCGGCCGGAGTCGAGGAGCCGAGTCCGTTCGTCTGCTTCGGCACGGCCTGGCGCGCCTGACCGGTCTGAACTCAGCTGCCGGGCTCAGTCGTTGCGTGGCACGACCACCAGCGGACAGTGCGTCCAGCGCACCGCCGTACGGGAGACCGAGTCGGTCCAGCCGCGTCTGCGCTGCGGGTGGCGAGGGCTGCCGACGACCAGCTGACTGGCCCGCCGGGATGCCTCGATGATGGCGTTGTCCGGCTCCCCGACCAGCACGTCCACATCGATGGTGAGCTCGGGGTAGTCCTGCTTCCAGCCGGCCAACAACTCGTGCACGGCCCGACGCGACAGCTCGGGCTCGCCGAGCGCCGACGGCGCCACGACATGCGTCGCCACCAGGGGCGCCTGCCAGCGGGCGGCCTCCTCGCAGGCGTAGGCGAGGACCTCGTTTGCCTCGGTCGTCGCATCG from Microlunatus phosphovorus NM-1 includes:
- a CDS encoding MFS transporter, giving the protein MDQSSEDTANSASANPVLGRSQRLDRLPFSRQHGKLLVGSGIGWALDAMDIGLVSFVLAALATQWSLSPGELSAIASIGFVGMAIGASLGGLLADRIGRRQVFALTLLVYGLATGASALATGVGMLLMLRFLVGLGLGAELPVASTLVSEYAPARIRGRVVVALEAFWALGWLAAAVIGYLVVPSSADGWRWAFALGVVPAAYALVVRWGLPESVRFLERRGRDADAEAAVRRFESSAGVPAPSPIDQLAAVQVSAGQNPIGQGTNGQSASAPPSWLALWSPAYRRRTLALWLTWFGTNFSYYGAFIWLPTLLVASGFTLVKSFEFTLIITLAQLPGYALSAILIERWGRRPTLALFLAGSALSAVAFGLAGSVPAVLATGMALSFCNLGAWGALYAVTPEVYPTQLRATGAGSAAAFGRLASIIAPLLVPLLSTTTGLTGLFAIFALAFAIAAVAALALPELRGRALED
- a CDS encoding S8 family peptidase, which translates into the protein MSPVQQRYHGMYDPLAAYNARALEPGKAIRTSDSSASSTLYIADSILVEGAPESDEITDFQAWLLENKHILAVPDRRNVAVFNTRVRDERTTPWVTPMTLAPAPGHAVTIDSWTLIQQYRAAVQRGEGDDHKRATPERDPAADAPAAAEREMPERTECGERPILAPTRVGLDHLMGASILGQSMTVGGTKTIGVTKTIGVTKTIGVGFSDEYAIPGLGGRTPVSYVGADPLRSGRKDAPVVALFDTGIGKHRWLEQGVTVVGSNPGSVCAEDTGICHDQLEGRLDDFAGHGTFIAGLLRQTCPDASLIMFPVMDSSGYVPESAMITAFEELAAMRIKGTAVDAISMSFGYYHEEEDKSKTASLYNTLKNLSTEKDRRGRTVVMVASAGNDATDRPLLPAAFADDVDNLTSVGARNPNDTVALFSNAGAWVKTYWTGSQLMSTLPETFTKGGIQPTARTEWDQRQRESLDLDDFSSGFATWSGTSFAAPAFLGRCLQVHLDEPGSELANVVRDVAEKHSH
- a CDS encoding CHAT domain-containing protein; protein product: MAKAAVEMSGIEVALATMERSLDWSTCLADQELTALMLSQKALILFRGGRLEEAEQTFADALDLMREGDRDAIRVLLNRGALFVEMGVIGRARLDLATAVQLSRPLGDTQFQHIALHNLGCLEFTSGDLPTALRLMQEALEVDSQTLEGLTHLDRSRVLLAAGLPDEADAALAQAGELFRRDRCWQDLAEVDLTRAEVALLTGRVAEARLLAGRARDRFRRHGNDRWRRNAELVLLHADQAAGRPPARLLPPTRRLAAEFAAADFGQQARSTLLLAAELELERHQTDAADILLDQIGTVGRTEPIAVRLHHRLVRAVSLERHDRLPAARRSLAQGLRELAAYQAQFGGIDLQSASAIHGRRLVEHDVDLAIRSGRAVAVLAAVERSRAVTSRIQPVTPPADEATAGLLTALRRAAETAADDVQAGARPLSATGTRRAPASPALRQVADLQAQLRTRSWLNSGSRAWQPPAPVRDLRAAAATDGCHLVTVIEHRGHIGSVTITEGGRMRLRELADAETVRGWQRRLAADLDVLANAGLPEAMKAAVRRSLRHSAAELGRLLGPAIVDDDRPVVLSSPGSLLTLPWSLLPPLAGRPLTVAPSLSGWLRGRTRLAGAAPADRWSMTAVAGPGLARAQEEAADVAASWSAGADVRQLPGATPAELLEAMATSRLVHVAAHGVHRSENPMFSSLSLTSGPLFAYELDQRPQLPEHVVLSACDAGQSTVRATETLGLTSVLLQLGTASVVAGVARVHDDTAAKIMTGYHRHLVRGANAAEALCAAAAGVEEPSPFVCFGTAWRA